From one Nonomuraea polychroma genomic stretch:
- a CDS encoding TetR/AcrR family transcriptional regulator yields the protein MVTPTSTRSRRRGHDPESVLSIAVGVFNERGYDGTSMEDLARALGVTKSAIYYHVPGKEQLLARALDRALDGLFELATDERAATGPAIDRLEWVVRQSVRLLIDRLPYVTLLLRVRGNSPTEQAALERRQEFDVFVGGLVREAADEGGIRPDVDPALLTRLLFGTVNSIAEWYRTAPGASAEDLADALVKMAFGGLRR from the coding sequence ATGGTTACCCCCACCTCCACCCGTTCGCGCAGGCGCGGGCACGATCCCGAGTCGGTGTTGTCGATCGCCGTGGGCGTCTTCAACGAGCGCGGTTACGACGGGACGAGCATGGAGGACCTGGCCAGGGCGCTCGGCGTGACCAAGTCGGCGATCTACTACCACGTGCCGGGCAAGGAGCAACTGCTGGCGCGGGCGCTCGACCGGGCGCTGGACGGGCTGTTCGAGCTGGCCACCGACGAGCGGGCGGCGACGGGCCCGGCCATCGACCGGCTGGAGTGGGTCGTGCGGCAGAGCGTGCGGCTGCTCATCGACCGGCTGCCGTACGTGACGCTGCTGCTGCGGGTACGCGGCAACAGCCCGACGGAGCAGGCGGCACTGGAGCGGCGTCAGGAGTTCGACGTCTTCGTCGGCGGGCTGGTCAGGGAGGCGGCGGACGAGGGAGGCATCCGGCCGGACGTGGATCCGGCGCTGCTGACGCGGCTGTTGTTCGGCACGGTCAACTCGATCGCGGAGTGGTATCGGACGGCACCGGGCGCCTCGGCGGAGGACCTGGCCGATGCGCTGGTCAAGATGGCTTTCGGCGGCCTACGGCGTTAA
- a CDS encoding DUF4193 domain-containing protein, with protein sequence MATDYDSPRKTDDDLGEDSLQELQARRTDKSSGSIDIDETDLAESLELPGADLSNEELSLRVIPRQADEFTCSRCFLVHHRSQLASEKNGQQVCRECAA encoded by the coding sequence ATGGCTACCGACTACGACAGCCCGCGCAAGACAGATGACGACCTGGGGGAGGACAGCCTCCAGGAGCTTCAGGCGCGGCGCACCGACAAGTCGTCTGGCAGCATCGACATCGATGAGACCGACCTGGCCGAGTCGCTGGAGCTGCCCGGTGCCGACCTGTCGAACGAAGAGCTCTCCCTGCGGGTGATTCCCCGTCAGGCCGACGAGTTCACCTGCTCGCGCTGCTTCCTGGTGCATCACCGCAGCCAGCTGGCCTCCGAGAAGAACGGCCAGCAGGTCTGCCGGGAGTGCGCCGCCTGA
- a CDS encoding sensor histidine kinase, translating into MISPHSARKATHVQEAPPPSGPPAWDGPPPPEHTPAQRTTMERMKALPSKVSIRWRLTLTYSALVFAASAVVLFSVYSIVGQAIARSWPSLNINNLQAQVVWQEAQDRAVTNAQDIMLRSSLMALMGVGILSLIIGYFVADRAMRPVAKMTATARKLSESTLAHQRIALEGPNDELKELGDTFDAMLTRLNIAFDTQRRFVANASHELRTPLTINRTVLEIALSDPEASEDLKALGRTLLEVNARNEKLIEGLLLLARSERELAVRKPLDVREVAETAVEQLAPFAEEHGVTVTTDLVSVPTVGDPVLLERSVSNLIENAVKYNIPENGKVWIRTGMVDGALVVQVANTGQHVPAYEVNSLFEPFRRLNADRVDSAKGAGLGLSIVRAVVQAHGGNVAAVPRDGGGLVVTIRLPRR; encoded by the coding sequence ATGATCAGCCCGCACTCGGCGCGGAAAGCGACACACGTGCAGGAGGCGCCCCCGCCCAGCGGCCCCCCCGCCTGGGACGGCCCGCCGCCGCCGGAGCACACGCCTGCCCAGCGCACGACAATGGAGCGTATGAAGGCGCTGCCCAGCAAGGTGAGCATCCGCTGGCGCCTGACGCTCACCTACAGCGCCCTAGTCTTCGCGGCGTCCGCGGTGGTCCTCTTCTCCGTCTATTCGATCGTCGGGCAGGCCATCGCCAGGTCCTGGCCGTCTCTGAACATCAACAACCTGCAGGCTCAGGTCGTCTGGCAGGAGGCTCAGGACAGAGCCGTGACGAACGCGCAGGACATCATGTTGCGCAGCTCGTTGATGGCGCTGATGGGCGTGGGCATCCTGTCGCTGATCATCGGATACTTCGTGGCCGACCGCGCCATGCGGCCGGTGGCGAAGATGACGGCAACGGCCCGCAAGCTGTCCGAGAGCACCCTGGCCCACCAGCGCATCGCCCTGGAAGGGCCCAATGACGAGCTGAAAGAGCTGGGCGACACCTTCGACGCCATGCTCACCAGGCTCAACATCGCCTTCGACACCCAGCGCAGATTCGTGGCCAACGCCTCCCACGAATTGCGAACACCCCTCACGATTAACCGGACCGTTCTGGAGATCGCCCTGTCGGATCCCGAGGCGTCGGAGGATCTCAAAGCGCTCGGCCGTACCCTCCTCGAAGTCAACGCGCGTAACGAGAAGCTCATCGAGGGGCTGTTGTTGCTCGCCAGGAGCGAACGCGAACTCGCCGTGCGCAAACCGCTCGACGTCCGGGAAGTCGCCGAGACGGCCGTGGAACAGCTCGCGCCCTTCGCCGAGGAACACGGCGTCACCGTGACGACTGATCTGGTCAGCGTGCCTACCGTTGGCGATCCCGTGCTCTTGGAGCGCTCCGTCAGCAACCTCATCGAGAACGCGGTCAAGTACAACATTCCCGAAAATGGAAAAGTCTGGATCCGGACGGGAATGGTGGACGGTGCCTTGGTTGTTCAGGTGGCCAACACGGGGCAACATGTCCCGGCGTACGAGGTGAACAGCCTGTTCGAGCCCTTCAGGCGGCTCAACGCCGACCGCGTGGATTCGGCCAAGGGAGCGGGTCTCGGGCTGTCCATCGTCCGTGCGGTCGTACAGGCTCACGGCGGAAATGTGGCCGCCGTGCCGCGAGATGGCGGAGGACTTGTGGTGACGATTCGGCTGCCGAGGCGCTGA
- a CDS encoding response regulator transcription factor, whose amino-acid sequence MRVLVVEDERVLADAIATGLRREAMAVDVAYDGGGALERTSYIDYDVIVLDRDLPVVHGDEVCRRLVEQRTASRILMLTASGDVDDKVEGLGLGADDYLAKPFVFIELVARVRALGRRSAPALPPVLERAGIRLDPGKRLVERDGREVVLTKKEFAVLEELMRAEGAVVSQEDLLDKAWDENIDPFTNVVRVTMMTLRKKLGEPQVIETVPGVGYKL is encoded by the coding sequence GTGCGAGTGCTGGTGGTAGAGGATGAGCGGGTGCTCGCCGACGCTATCGCGACCGGGCTGCGGCGCGAGGCCATGGCGGTGGACGTGGCCTACGACGGCGGGGGCGCGCTCGAGCGGACTTCCTACATCGACTACGACGTGATCGTGCTGGACCGGGACCTGCCGGTGGTGCACGGCGACGAGGTGTGCCGGCGGCTCGTCGAGCAGCGGACCGCCTCGCGCATCCTCATGCTGACCGCGTCGGGCGACGTGGACGACAAGGTCGAGGGTCTCGGCCTGGGCGCCGACGACTACCTGGCCAAGCCGTTCGTGTTCATCGAGCTGGTGGCCAGGGTGCGGGCGCTCGGCCGCCGCTCGGCGCCCGCCCTGCCGCCCGTGCTGGAACGGGCCGGGATCCGGCTCGACCCGGGCAAGCGGCTGGTGGAGCGCGACGGCAGGGAGGTCGTGCTGACCAAGAAGGAGTTCGCGGTCCTGGAAGAGCTGATGCGGGCCGAGGGCGCCGTGGTCAGCCAGGAGGACCTGCTGGACAAGGCATGGGACGAGAATATTGACCCGTTCACGAACGTGGTCCGGGTGACCATGATGACGCTGCGGAAGAAGCTGGGCGAGCCTCAGGTGATCGAGACTGTGCCCGGGGTTGGGTACAAGCTGTGA
- a CDS encoding IS4 family transposase produces MSRQSARSVLACAISTVTSTTRTAAGVFAPGHLGELTQLIPFEMVDEALAETGAVERRLRDLPSRVVVYLLLAAGLFAGLGYRQVWARLVSGLADPGSLPSSSALAQARRRVGVAPLKALFDLLAGPPAGALRWRGLLVCAIDGTTMSVPDSPANLTRYGHQSGSHGGSGYPLVRLLAVVVCGTRTLLAVTFGPFKTGETSYAPALFGCLRRGMVLLADRNFAVKDLVTAIADTGADLVIRCKNNRALPRLATLTDGSWTSVLGGVPIRVIDAHITVTLSGTHRRAIHYRLITTLLDPHRYPARDLVVLYHQRWEIETIYLELKATILGGRVLRARTPAGVDQEIYALLTTYQVLRLAMAEATAIHPGISDDRASFTIALLTARDQVIHAAGILADTTIDLLGRIGRALLEDPLPQRRERISPRIVKRAISKHRAKGQVDRTNHRASTTIDVLTEHQLTAAQSP; encoded by the coding sequence TTGAGCCGACAGTCTGCCAGGTCTGTCCTGGCGTGCGCCATCAGCACGGTCACATCGACCACCCGGACCGCGGCGGGGGTGTTCGCGCCGGGTCATCTGGGCGAGCTGACCCAGCTCATTCCCTTTGAGATGGTCGATGAGGCGCTGGCGGAAACGGGTGCGGTCGAGCGGAGGTTGCGGGACCTGCCCTCGCGGGTGGTGGTGTATCTGCTGCTGGCGGCGGGGCTGTTCGCCGGGCTGGGATATCGGCAGGTATGGGCTCGGCTGGTGTCGGGCCTGGCCGACCCGGGCTCGCTGCCGTCGTCCTCGGCCTTGGCCCAGGCGCGACGCCGGGTCGGGGTAGCGCCGTTGAAGGCGCTGTTCGACCTGCTGGCGGGCCCGCCCGCGGGTGCGCTGCGGTGGCGGGGGCTGCTGGTTTGTGCGATAGACGGCACCACGATGTCGGTGCCCGACAGCCCGGCGAATCTGACCCGATACGGGCATCAAAGCGGTTCACATGGCGGGTCGGGCTATCCCCTCGTCCGGCTGCTGGCCGTGGTGGTCTGCGGCACTCGGACCCTGCTCGCGGTGACCTTCGGCCCGTTCAAGACCGGCGAGACCAGCTATGCGCCCGCCTTGTTCGGCTGCCTGCGGCGGGGAATGGTGCTGCTGGCCGACCGGAACTTCGCGGTCAAGGACCTCGTCACAGCGATCGCCGACACAGGAGCGGACCTGGTGATCCGCTGCAAGAACAACCGGGCCCTACCCCGGCTGGCCACCCTGACAGACGGGTCGTGGACCAGCGTGCTGGGCGGGGTGCCCATTCGCGTCATCGACGCCCACATCACCGTCACCCTGTCTGGCACCCACCGGCGGGCCATCCACTATCGGCTGATCACCACCCTGCTCGATCCGCACCGCTACCCGGCCCGGGACCTCGTCGTCCTCTACCACCAGCGCTGGGAAATCGAAACGATCTACCTCGAGCTGAAGGCGACCATTCTGGGCGGGCGGGTCCTGCGCGCCCGCACCCCGGCAGGCGTGGACCAGGAGATCTACGCCCTGCTCACCACCTACCAGGTCCTGCGGCTGGCGATGGCTGAGGCCACCGCCATCCATCCCGGCATCAGCGATGACCGGGCCAGCTTCACCATCGCCCTGCTGACCGCCCGCGATCAAGTGATCCACGCCGCCGGCATCCTCGCCGACACCACCATCGACCTGCTGGGACGTATCGGCCGCGCCCTCCTTGAAGATCCCCTGCCACAGCGCCGCGAACGCATCAGCCCACGCATCGTCAAACGCGCGATCTCCAAACACCGAGCCAAAGGACAAGTCGACCGCACCAACCACCGCGCGAGCACCACCATCGACGTCCTCACCGAACACCAGTTGACAGCAGCCCAAAGCCCTTAA
- a CDS encoding inositol monophosphatase family protein yields MSDFLRLAEDIAREAGDMLLAKRPTMSEEIETKSSPTDVVTALDTASEELIRERIQAARPGDRILGEEGGEGPGESDVRWIVDPIDGTVNFLYGLPEWAVSIAVEVGGRVVAGVVNIPTRGEVYTAALGEGAWLGGRRLHCNTGVPLAQALVATGFGYGVARRAVQGQVVAAVLPRVRDIRRGGSCAIDMCSLAAGRVDAYYERGINPWDYAAAGLIATESGARLAGLRGKPVSPEFAVCAAPGLFEELHDLLVTLDPERDA; encoded by the coding sequence ATGAGCGATTTCCTGCGGCTGGCCGAGGACATCGCCCGCGAGGCGGGGGACATGCTGCTCGCCAAACGGCCCACGATGTCCGAGGAGATCGAGACCAAGTCCAGCCCCACCGACGTGGTCACCGCCCTGGACACGGCGTCCGAGGAACTCATCCGCGAGCGCATCCAGGCCGCCAGGCCCGGCGACCGCATCCTCGGCGAGGAGGGCGGCGAGGGACCGGGCGAGTCCGACGTCCGGTGGATCGTCGATCCCATCGACGGCACCGTCAACTTCCTGTACGGCCTGCCGGAATGGGCGGTCTCGATCGCCGTCGAGGTCGGCGGCAGGGTCGTGGCCGGCGTGGTCAACATCCCGACGCGCGGCGAGGTCTACACGGCGGCGCTCGGCGAGGGCGCCTGGCTCGGCGGGCGGCGGCTGCACTGCAACACCGGGGTGCCGCTGGCGCAGGCGCTGGTCGCGACCGGGTTCGGCTACGGGGTGGCCAGGCGGGCCGTGCAGGGCCAGGTGGTCGCGGCGGTGCTCCCGCGGGTGCGCGACATCAGGCGTGGCGGCTCGTGCGCCATCGACATGTGCTCGCTGGCGGCGGGGCGGGTGGACGCGTACTACGAACGCGGCATCAACCCATGGGACTACGCCGCGGCGGGCCTGATAGCCACCGAGTCCGGGGCGAGGCTGGCCGGGCTGCGCGGCAAGCCGGTGAGTCCCGAGTTCGCGGTCTGCGCCGCTCCCGGGCTCTTCGAGGAGCTGCACGACCTGCTGGTGACGCTGGATCCCGAGCGGGACGCGTGA